In Nitrosophilus alvini, the following are encoded in one genomic region:
- a CDS encoding lysophospholipid acyltransferase family protein, translating into MHKDLKRRFLSKIFPSLGYLIIKGIYLTCKKEYVIKGDMPNEPFIAALWHGELLMQPYLYKKVRKKPKIACMISEHFDGEIIAGIIRYFGFESIRGSSTRGSVKVLLKAIKKMREGYDIAITPDGPKGPRHSVADGIIAISKKADAYIVPFRYKASSYWQLKSWDRFIIPKPFSKLTFMASEPFKVTDMESKEAKEYIKKRLSEPF; encoded by the coding sequence TTGCATAAAGATTTAAAAAGAAGATTTCTTTCAAAAATCTTTCCATCACTCGGTTATCTTATAATAAAAGGGATTTATCTAACATGTAAAAAAGAGTATGTTATCAAGGGTGATATGCCAAATGAGCCTTTCATAGCGGCTTTATGGCATGGTGAGCTTCTTATGCAGCCTTATCTATACAAAAAAGTCAGGAAAAAGCCTAAAATCGCATGTATGATAAGTGAACATTTTGACGGAGAGATAATAGCGGGCATTATAAGATACTTTGGGTTCGAGTCTATCAGAGGTTCTAGTACCAGGGGCTCTGTAAAAGTTCTCCTAAAAGCAATAAAAAAGATGCGAGAGGGTTATGACATAGCCATAACGCCTGATGGTCCGAAAGGGCCTAGACACTCTGTAGCCGATGGCATTATTGCTATATCCAAAAAAGCAGATGCTTATATAGTGCCCTTCAGATACAAAGCCTCCTCTTACTGGCAGTTGAAAAGCTGGGACAGGTTTATTATTCCGAAACCTTTTTCAAAACTGACCTTCATGGCCTCGGAGCCTTTCAAAGTGACCGATATGGAGAGTAAAGAAGCAAAAGAGTATATAAAAAAAAGACTTTCAGAGCCTTTTTGA
- the miaB gene encoding tRNA (N6-isopentenyl adenosine(37)-C2)-methylthiotransferase MiaB: MGKKLYIETLGCAMNVRDSEHIIAELKTKESYDLTEDINEADLILINTCSVREKPVHKLFSEIGHFNKIKKKDAKIGVCGCTASHLGEEIIKRAPYVSFVLGARNVSKITEVLHKEKAVEIDIDYDESTYAFSDFRSSPYKAYINISIGCDKQCTFCIVPSTRGEEISIPSELIINEARRAAQSGAKEIFLLGQNVNNYGRRFSSGDEKINFTELLRRVSQIEGIERIRFTSPHPLHMDDEFLEEFASNPKICKSMHMPLQSGSTEILRRMKRGYTKEWFLNRAFKLREMVPDVHISTDIIVGFPGENDKDFEDTLDVVKKVKFEQIFSFKYSPRPLTPAKDYEDQVPQEIASERLSLLQEMHKEMLDDIAKKQKGKVFNVYFEELKPGGYVAGRSDNNFIIKVKGSEELLGEFRDVKITKPGRLSLEGEVIA, encoded by the coding sequence TTGGGCAAAAAGTTATATATTGAGACTCTCGGCTGTGCGATGAATGTAAGAGATAGCGAACATATCATTGCAGAACTTAAAACAAAAGAGAGCTACGATCTAACAGAAGATATCAATGAAGCCGATCTCATTCTTATAAATACCTGTAGTGTTAGGGAAAAACCGGTACACAAGCTTTTTTCAGAAATTGGACATTTTAATAAAATCAAAAAAAAAGATGCAAAAATAGGAGTATGCGGCTGTACGGCCAGTCATCTCGGAGAAGAGATAATAAAAAGGGCTCCTTATGTTAGTTTTGTTTTGGGAGCCAGAAACGTATCCAAAATAACAGAGGTACTCCATAAAGAAAAAGCGGTGGAGATAGATATAGATTATGATGAGAGTACCTACGCTTTCAGTGATTTCAGAAGTTCTCCGTATAAAGCATATATAAATATTTCGATAGGGTGTGATAAACAGTGTACATTCTGCATAGTTCCAAGTACCAGGGGAGAAGAGATATCTATCCCCTCCGAGCTTATTATAAATGAAGCCAGAAGAGCGGCTCAGAGTGGAGCCAAAGAGATATTTCTACTCGGGCAGAATGTGAACAATTACGGCAGAAGATTTAGTTCCGGCGATGAAAAGATAAACTTCACAGAACTTTTAAGACGTGTAAGCCAAATAGAAGGAATAGAGAGGATTCGTTTTACATCTCCGCATCCTCTGCATATGGATGATGAGTTTTTGGAAGAGTTTGCCTCAAATCCGAAGATATGTAAATCTATGCATATGCCTTTGCAAAGCGGTTCAACTGAGATACTCAGGCGCATGAAAAGAGGATACACAAAAGAGTGGTTTTTGAACAGAGCTTTCAAGCTTAGAGAAATGGTGCCTGATGTCCATATCTCCACAGATATAATAGTCGGATTTCCAGGAGAGAATGATAAGGATTTCGAAGATACACTAGATGTTGTAAAAAAGGTGAAGTTTGAGCAGATTTTCAGCTTCAAATACTCGCCAAGACCTTTAACGCCCGCAAAAGATTATGAAGATCAGGTGCCGCAGGAAATTGCAAGTGAAAGACTGTCCCTGCTGCAGGAGATGCATAAAGAGATGCTTGATGATATAGCAAAGAAACAAAAAGGCAAAGTGTTCAATGTATATTTTGAGGAACTAAAACCGGGCGGATATGTGGCCGGAAGGAGTGACAACAATTTTATCATCAAGGTAAAAGGTTCCGAGGAACTTTTGGGCGAGTTTAGAGATGTAAAGATAACAAAACCCGGTAGGCTCTCTTTAGAGGGAGAGGTTATTGCATAA
- the tilS gene encoding tRNA lysidine(34) synthetase TilS, with amino-acid sequence MLNSDALNFLKNRKNLLAFSGGVDSTALFFLLMKEEVEFDIATVNYRLRAASDKEAEYAKTLAEKYGKKIFLKIAPLSPPSIEKKARDIRYTFFEEIIEKEGYDNLITAHQLNDQLEWFLMQLSRGAGLVEMVGLDTVSKRDSYTVVRPLLYTSKDELLCYLKENKIHYFIDESNLSLEYRRNYFRHRFSDPLVKEFQKGIKRSFEFLHVDKELLLKEKAILKINNLYIFKNPKDDTTAIRLIDKALKEMGYVMSHAQKKEVLKQRECVIAGRFAISLTEDFIYVSPFAKTKMDKEFKEECRKLGIPPNIRGYIYKEKIDIKQIVSILSI; translated from the coding sequence ATGTTAAACAGTGATGCTCTGAATTTTTTAAAAAACAGAAAAAATCTGCTCGCCTTTTCAGGGGGAGTAGATTCGACTGCTCTCTTTTTTCTTCTTATGAAAGAGGAGGTTGAGTTTGATATAGCCACCGTAAACTATCGCTTAAGAGCGGCATCTGACAAAGAAGCGGAATATGCAAAAACGCTTGCCGAAAAATATGGCAAAAAAATTTTTCTCAAAATCGCGCCCCTATCGCCGCCGTCCATAGAAAAGAAAGCAAGAGACATAAGATATACTTTTTTTGAAGAGATTATCGAAAAAGAGGGATACGACAATCTTATTACCGCCCATCAGCTAAATGACCAACTCGAGTGGTTTTTGATGCAGCTCTCAAGAGGAGCGGGTCTTGTAGAGATGGTAGGACTGGATACTGTGAGCAAAAGAGATAGCTATACAGTAGTCCGTCCCCTTCTTTATACATCTAAAGATGAACTGCTCTGTTATCTGAAAGAAAACAAAATCCATTATTTCATTGACGAGTCAAACCTCTCTTTGGAATATAGAAGAAACTATTTCAGACACAGATTCTCAGACCCTCTTGTCAAAGAGTTTCAAAAAGGGATAAAAAGAAGCTTTGAGTTCCTTCATGTGGATAAAGAACTTCTTTTGAAAGAAAAAGCGATCCTGAAAATAAACAATCTCTATATTTTCAAAAATCCCAAAGATGATACAACAGCCATTCGGCTTATTGACAAAGCACTTAAAGAGATGGGATATGTAATGAGCCATGCCCAGAAAAAAGAGGTTTTGAAGCAAAGAGAGTGCGTAATTGCAGGACGTTTCGCCATCTCTTTAACTGAAGATTTTATATACGTATCACCTTTTGCAAAAACAAAAATGGACAAAGAGTTCAAAGAAGAGTGCAGAAAACTGGGCATCCCTCCGAACATCAGAGGATATATCTATAAAGAGAAAATAGATATTAAACAGATAGTGAGTATACTTTCAATATAA
- a CDS encoding triose-phosphate isomerase has translation MIIAANFKTNHTRKSTAKYLEKLVSYVKENSVSEDIYIFPPFTAFDDFELCENITLGAQNAYPAEKGSFTGEIGLEQLEEFDIKTVLIGHSERRHILGENQGFIAEKFNFFKDRGFKIVYCVGEPLEIRREGEDALQEYIKLQFSGIDTKYEKLIVAYEPVWAIGTGLSAEPVQIEETISFISNLTKAPILYGGSVKPSNIKEIVSIAGCGGALIGTASWDVDSFIEMITIVEQCQ, from the coding sequence GTGATAATAGCGGCCAACTTTAAGACAAACCATACCAGAAAATCAACAGCAAAGTATCTGGAAAAACTTGTTTCATATGTAAAAGAAAATTCCGTATCCGAGGATATTTATATATTTCCTCCATTTACCGCATTTGACGATTTTGAGCTTTGCGAAAACATAACTTTGGGCGCTCAAAATGCATACCCTGCCGAGAAGGGCTCATTTACTGGCGAAATAGGACTTGAACAACTTGAAGAGTTTGATATAAAAACTGTTTTGATAGGACATAGTGAAAGAAGGCATATACTCGGAGAAAACCAGGGTTTTATAGCCGAGAAATTTAACTTTTTCAAAGATAGAGGGTTTAAGATAGTCTACTGCGTTGGAGAGCCGCTTGAGATCAGACGCGAAGGCGAAGATGCGCTTCAAGAGTATATCAAGCTCCAGTTTTCCGGTATAGATACGAAATATGAAAAACTCATAGTTGCATATGAGCCGGTATGGGCCATAGGTACCGGCCTGAGTGCCGAGCCTGTTCAGATAGAAGAGACGATAAGTTTCATCTCCAATCTTACAAAAGCACCTATACTCTATGGAGGTAGTGTCAAGCCTTCCAATATTAAAGAGATAGTTTCTATCGCAGGATGCGGCGGAGCTTTGATTGGCACAGCAAGTTGGGATGTTGACAGTTTTATCGAGATGATAACGATTGTTGAACAGTGCCAATAA
- a CDS encoding HP0268 family nuclease, with product MELKLARNELKSKPKSIKLEKIEEELEKEGQKIFYFDRENAHKDLVELVEYFENKGYSVYLREVKYGLDENEYLYEVHILK from the coding sequence ATGGAATTGAAACTGGCAAGAAATGAACTTAAGTCAAAACCAAAATCTATAAAACTGGAAAAGATCGAAGAGGAGCTTGAAAAAGAGGGACAAAAAATCTTCTATTTTGATAGAGAAAATGCTCATAAAGATCTCGTAGAACTTGTTGAATATTTTGAAAACAAAGGGTACAGTGTGTATCTAAGAGAGGTAAAATACGGTCTTGATGAAAACGAATATCTTTATGAAGTGCATATTCTAAAATAA
- the fabI gene encoding enoyl-ACP reductase FabI: MLMKGKRGLIVGVANNKSIAYGIAKACHEQGAELCFTYMNDSLKKRVVPIAEELGSDKVYQLDVSKPEELEALKKAIEKDFGKIDFFVHSVAFAPKSALDGRFINTTKDAFNIAMDISVFSLIELTKTLLPVMNEGGSILTLSYLGAEKYIPHYNVMGVAKAALEASVRYLAADLGPQNIRVNAISAGPIKTLAASGIGDFRLLLKWNEINSPLRRNITIDEVGQSGMYLLSDLASGVTGEVHHVDGGYHIMGLAEIEEKDGKTSLLWDMHKK; this comes from the coding sequence ATGTTGATGAAAGGAAAGAGAGGTTTAATAGTAGGGGTAGCCAACAATAAATCTATCGCTTACGGTATAGCAAAAGCGTGCCACGAGCAGGGAGCAGAGCTTTGTTTTACATATATGAACGATTCTTTAAAAAAGAGAGTGGTACCTATAGCTGAAGAGTTGGGTAGCGATAAAGTGTATCAACTGGACGTAAGTAAACCAGAGGAACTGGAAGCTTTAAAAAAGGCTATCGAAAAAGATTTCGGAAAAATAGACTTTTTTGTACATTCCGTAGCTTTCGCACCGAAAAGCGCACTTGACGGAAGGTTTATAAACACTACTAAAGATGCTTTCAATATAGCTATGGATATCTCCGTATTTAGTTTGATAGAACTTACCAAAACTTTATTGCCGGTTATGAATGAAGGAGGTTCAATACTCACTCTCTCTTATCTCGGAGCGGAAAAATATATTCCTCACTATAACGTTATGGGCGTCGCAAAAGCTGCTTTGGAAGCAAGCGTTAGATACCTTGCAGCCGACCTGGGACCGCAAAACATCAGAGTAAACGCCATCAGCGCAGGTCCTATAAAGACATTGGCGGCTAGTGGTATAGGAGACTTCAGACTTCTGCTGAAATGGAATGAGATAAACTCTCCCTTAAGAAGAAATATTACAATTGATGAAGTGGGTCAAAGCGGTATGTATCTGCTTAGTGATCTTGCCAGTGGAGTGACCGGAGAAGTTCATCATGTGGATGGTGGATATCACATAATGGGTCTGGCTGAGATTGAAGAGAAAGATGGGAAAACATCGTTACTCTGGGACATGCACAAAAAGTAA
- a CDS encoding diguanylate cyclase gives MTKPECNIQKKLQNNIKFTNDEIKTIMNIVRNEMNFMIRNNIIITPKNYERWFYVFCYILEKKKDLSDFEILGLYKEFYEDPFDEVKENTEEPYETKPKGFIKKLNNIAEAIDKKLLEIINTVDNHQDNIGTHAAYIEEAQNDISPQELRESISKILSELTKLRTENEKMTKELKKYHQDVIALQDELKVARSEAEVDFLTGLLNRRRFERAILELLNDLQTRNYPFSLVIIDLDDFKQINDTYGHPVGDTVLKEMAMILKTFLRANAIAARIGGEEFAVILPGSELEQAVHIAERLRRAVENRTFQGLELKTTASFGVTEAKKSDTLEEIFERADKALYEAKKTGKNRVVAY, from the coding sequence ATGACAAAGCCGGAATGCAATATACAAAAAAAGCTTCAAAACAATATAAAGTTTACAAACGATGAAATAAAAACCATTATGAATATTGTTCGTAACGAAATGAATTTTATGATTAGAAATAACATTATAATTACTCCAAAAAACTATGAAAGATGGTTTTATGTATTTTGCTATATTTTGGAAAAGAAAAAAGATCTGAGCGATTTTGAAATATTGGGTCTTTATAAAGAGTTTTATGAAGACCCTTTTGACGAGGTGAAAGAAAATACCGAAGAGCCGTATGAGACAAAACCAAAAGGTTTTATTAAAAAACTGAACAACATAGCTGAAGCAATAGATAAAAAACTTCTTGAAATAATAAATACGGTAGACAATCATCAAGACAACATAGGAACACATGCCGCATATATTGAAGAAGCCCAAAACGACATCTCTCCTCAGGAACTGCGCGAAAGCATTTCGAAAATATTGTCGGAACTTACTAAATTACGAACTGAAAATGAAAAAATGACAAAAGAGCTGAAAAAATACCATCAGGATGTAATTGCACTTCAGGATGAACTAAAGGTTGCCCGAAGCGAAGCTGAAGTAGATTTTCTTACCGGACTTTTAAACAGAAGAAGATTTGAAAGAGCGATTCTTGAGCTTTTGAATGATCTTCAAACCAGAAACTACCCTTTCTCCCTCGTTATCATAGATCTTGATGATTTCAAACAGATAAACGACACATACGGCCACCCTGTAGGAGACACTGTTTTAAAAGAGATGGCTATGATACTAAAAACCTTCCTTAGAGCAAACGCCATCGCTGCAAGAATCGGAGGAGAAGAGTTTGCGGTCATACTTCCCGGTTCTGAGCTTGAACAGGCCGTTCATATAGCCGAAAGACTCAGACGTGCAGTTGAAAACAGAACTTTTCAAGGACTCGAATTAAAAACTACTGCCAGTTTCGGCGTAACCGAAGCCAAAAAAAGCGATACTCTCGAAGAGATTTTCGAAAGAGCCGACAAAGCACTTTACGAAGCAAAAAAAACCGGTAAAAACAGAGTTGTTGCTTACTGA
- a CDS encoding DUF3157 family protein has protein sequence MLKKLSFIMAAFMFAYAAEYITLENGKTVLLKDDGTWEEVTVIKKGNKTIALKKDGTWEEVAAKDIETANTLTNKTSEKYKDSRFAKALLGEWESDDGSVKYIFDKDKAIFKRDKETVEGKWSVEYLDEKSGKVIVNIGEGARLGFISFGGISRNLRFSPDMNTLYDESEKMEKMVDVKLHRVR, from the coding sequence ATGCTGAAAAAACTTTCTTTTATCATGGCAGCTTTTATGTTTGCTTATGCGGCTGAGTACATAACTCTCGAAAATGGAAAAACTGTTCTTCTAAAAGATGACGGTACCTGGGAAGAGGTGACCGTTATTAAAAAGGGCAATAAAACCATAGCTCTCAAAAAAGACGGCACATGGGAAGAGGTTGCGGCAAAAGATATCGAAACGGCAAATACTTTGACAAACAAAACGAGTGAAAAATACAAAGACAGCAGATTTGCCAAAGCTCTTTTGGGAGAGTGGGAGTCAGATGACGGCTCTGTAAAATATATCTTTGATAAAGATAAAGCTATTTTCAAAAGAGATAAAGAGACAGTTGAAGGGAAGTGGTCGGTAGAGTATCTTGATGAAAAGAGCGGTAAAGTTATAGTAAATATTGGTGAAGGAGCTAGGCTGGGTTTTATCTCTTTTGGTGGTATATCGAGAAATCTTAGATTTTCACCGGATATGAATACTCTTTATGATGAGAGTGAAAAGATGGAAAAGATGGTTGATGTGAAGCTTCACAGAGTCAGATAA
- the rimO gene encoding 30S ribosomal protein S12 methylthiotransferase RimO translates to MEKKLYVISLGCTKNLVDTEVMLGRLQNFSMCDTPEDADVIIVNTCGFIDAAKEESIQTVLNLHQTRKKESLLVMAGCLSERYKEELQKELIEVDIFTGVGDYNKIDRLIAEKKSSFSSKPYLIKEEKRVVTGSSWHAFVKLSEGCNQTCSFCAIPSFKGKLQSRDVNLVKKEVERLTNEDFYDFSFISQDSSSYLRDFGIKEGLITLIDKIEEIEGVKSARILYLYPSTTSLKLIEKISSSKIFHNYFEMPIQHISEKMLKIMKRGVGAEKTKELLYAMKDLPGSFIRTGVIVGHPSESEKDFEELCIFLEEFGFDRVNVFAYSDEEGTQSFEMSEKIPPETIEKRVEIIEDIVAKTTLESLKKEVGKRVKVIVEGPSEESEMLIGARKLEWAPDIDGEILINESEIEGLEAGKIYTAEITEVAADKLLGKIIDVKQ, encoded by the coding sequence ATGGAAAAAAAGCTATATGTCATATCTTTGGGCTGCACAAAAAACCTCGTAGATACCGAGGTTATGCTGGGACGTCTTCAAAATTTCTCTATGTGTGATACTCCCGAAGATGCTGATGTGATCATTGTTAATACATGTGGATTTATCGATGCTGCAAAAGAAGAGAGCATCCAGACTGTTTTAAACCTTCATCAGACAAGAAAAAAAGAGTCTCTGCTAGTTATGGCAGGATGCCTTAGCGAAAGATATAAAGAAGAGCTTCAAAAAGAGCTTATTGAGGTTGATATTTTTACCGGTGTAGGCGACTATAACAAAATAGACAGACTCATTGCCGAAAAAAAGAGCAGCTTTTCTTCAAAACCTTATCTTATCAAAGAGGAAAAAAGAGTCGTTACAGGCTCAAGCTGGCATGCCTTTGTAAAACTCAGTGAAGGGTGCAATCAGACCTGCAGCTTCTGTGCAATTCCTTCTTTCAAAGGAAAACTTCAATCAAGAGACGTGAATCTTGTAAAAAAAGAGGTTGAAAGGCTGACAAACGAAGATTTTTATGATTTCAGTTTCATTTCGCAGGACAGCAGCTCCTATCTTAGAGATTTTGGTATCAAAGAGGGCCTTATCACTCTTATAGACAAAATAGAAGAGATAGAAGGTGTCAAAAGCGCAAGGATACTCTATCTTTACCCCTCAACAACATCTTTAAAACTGATAGAAAAAATATCTTCTTCAAAAATTTTTCACAACTATTTTGAGATGCCGATACAGCATATAAGCGAAAAAATGCTTAAAATCATGAAGCGCGGAGTCGGAGCCGAAAAAACGAAAGAGCTACTGTACGCTATGAAAGATCTGCCCGGCTCCTTTATAAGAACAGGGGTTATAGTAGGACACCCCTCAGAGAGCGAGAAGGATTTCGAAGAGCTGTGTATTTTTCTGGAGGAGTTCGGATTTGACAGGGTAAACGTATTTGCTTACTCAGATGAAGAGGGAACACAATCTTTTGAAATGAGCGAAAAAATACCGCCTGAAACTATAGAAAAAAGAGTTGAAATCATAGAAGATATTGTGGCAAAAACCACTCTTGAAAGCCTGAAAAAAGAGGTAGGGAAAAGAGTAAAAGTTATCGTTGAAGGACCAAGCGAAGAGAGTGAAATGCTTATAGGTGCAAGAAAGCTTGAATGGGCACCAGATATTGACGGAGAGATACTGATAAATGAAAGCGAAATAGAAGGTCTTGAAGCCGGAAAAATATACACTGCCGAAATAACAGAGGTTGCGGCGGATAAACTGCTTGGAAAAATCATAGATGTTAAACAGTGA
- the nusA gene encoding transcription termination factor NusA, which translates to MEKIVDIIDSIAHEKGLKVEDVTEAIKNAIARTAKRVLGENLEFEVEIDKQSKKADVFQKILVVEDDDERAKEEPDRYITLSDAKEINKDVEPGDELRYPVDFESLGRTAAVTLQKEIEYHIQRLIEQELFKKYQNKVGKIISGTVTRIDSNQNTYVEIDEVRAILPMRYRIKGEYFKPGDVVKAILKKVVIDKVHGIYLELSRTTPKFLEELLKLEVPEIKDGLVTIEKVARIPGERAKVAVSSISPKIDPVGACVGVRGVRINAVSKELNGESIDCIEYSSIPEIFVARSLSPAIITSVKIEGDKAIVTLPSDQKSKAIGKSGINIRLASMLTGYEIELIEKEGGIQTAEETPKEEGKPKITLEDLFKE; encoded by the coding sequence GTGGAAAAGATAGTAGATATTATAGACTCTATTGCACATGAAAAAGGTTTAAAAGTTGAAGATGTAACAGAAGCTATAAAAAATGCCATAGCAAGAACTGCAAAAAGAGTATTGGGCGAAAATCTGGAATTTGAAGTAGAAATAGACAAACAGAGCAAAAAAGCCGATGTGTTTCAAAAAATACTAGTTGTAGAAGATGATGACGAAAGAGCAAAAGAAGAGCCGGACAGATATATAACACTTAGTGATGCTAAAGAGATCAATAAAGATGTAGAACCGGGCGACGAGCTTAGATATCCCGTCGATTTTGAAAGTCTGGGACGAACAGCCGCCGTAACACTGCAAAAAGAGATCGAATACCATATCCAAAGACTCATCGAACAGGAACTTTTTAAAAAATACCAGAATAAAGTGGGAAAAATTATTAGCGGAACGGTTACTAGAATAGACTCAAATCAAAATACATATGTTGAAATCGATGAAGTCAGAGCAATACTGCCCATGAGATACCGCATAAAAGGCGAGTATTTCAAACCCGGAGATGTAGTAAAGGCTATTTTGAAAAAAGTTGTCATAGACAAAGTTCACGGCATCTACCTGGAGCTCTCCAGAACTACTCCCAAATTCCTGGAAGAGCTTTTGAAACTCGAAGTACCTGAGATCAAAGACGGTCTTGTAACTATAGAAAAAGTGGCAAGAATACCGGGTGAAAGAGCGAAAGTGGCGGTAAGTTCCATCAGTCCGAAAATCGATCCCGTAGGTGCCTGCGTCGGAGTCAGGGGCGTAAGAATAAATGCGGTCAGCAAAGAACTAAACGGTGAAAGTATAGACTGTATCGAATACTCAAGCATCCCAGAAATATTTGTTGCCAGAAGCCTCAGTCCTGCAATTATAACCAGTGTTAAAATTGAGGGTGACAAAGCGATAGTGACTCTTCCTAGCGACCAAAAATCTAAAGCTATAGGAAAAAGCGGTATCAATATCCGTCTTGCGTCCATGCTTACGGGATATGAGATTGAACTCATCGAAAAAGAGGGCGGTATCCAAACAGCCGAAGAGACACCAAAAGAGGAAGGTAAACCGAAAATTACTCTCGAGGATCTTTTTAAAGAATAA
- a CDS encoding ABC transporter permease, whose protein sequence is MKIILKKLVYITLMLFIISLISFLAIHAAPNSFFSAGELNPNITKESLEHLKSIYGLDKPLWEQYLSWIWAMIHFDFGVSFASGKNVTSEILARLPVTLGINIVSMAIVFTLSLYLGVKSALRQNGKLDKVIKQLSLLSFSMPSFYLALLLIIIFAVELNLFPIGGLHSLELKTGIAYYLDIAWHLVLPIFVIVFVSFGSMAMYVRSLTTDIIKSDYIYFAKARGADEKTIVKKFILPNLSPPLITILGLSLPGLIGGSVILESIFSINGMGLLFYQSALSRDYPVIMGILIITAFLTLLGNILADLILLKLNPYFKRE, encoded by the coding sequence ATGAAAATTATATTGAAGAAACTGGTCTATATAACACTTATGCTGTTTATCATATCTCTCATCTCTTTTCTTGCCATACACGCAGCCCCAAACAGTTTCTTCAGTGCCGGAGAACTAAACCCAAATATCACAAAAGAGTCCCTTGAGCATCTAAAATCCATATATGGCCTCGACAAGCCTCTTTGGGAACAGTATCTATCTTGGATATGGGCTATGATCCATTTCGATTTCGGTGTATCTTTTGCTAGCGGGAAAAATGTAACTTCTGAGATTCTTGCTAGGCTTCCCGTAACACTGGGTATAAATATTGTAAGTATGGCTATCGTTTTTACTCTCTCTCTTTACCTTGGTGTAAAATCGGCTCTTAGACAAAACGGAAAACTCGATAAAGTCATTAAACAACTTTCACTGTTGAGTTTTTCCATGCCTTCTTTTTATCTAGCCCTTCTGCTTATCATAATATTTGCGGTAGAACTGAATCTTTTCCCTATCGGCGGGCTTCACTCTCTTGAGCTAAAAACCGGGATCGCGTATTATTTAGATATTGCCTGGCATCTAGTTTTACCTATATTTGTCATCGTTTTTGTAAGCTTTGGCTCTATGGCCATGTATGTAAGATCCCTTACAACAGATATAATAAAGAGTGACTATATATACTTTGCAAAGGCGAGAGGTGCCGATGAGAAGACGATAGTAAAAAAGTTTATTCTACCGAACCTTTCACCACCTCTCATTACAATACTGGGGCTCTCCTTACCCGGACTGATAGGAGGAAGCGTAATATTAGAATCCATATTTTCGATAAACGGTATGGGTCTTCTTTTTTACCAGTCCGCTTTAAGCCGCGATTATCCGGTAATAATGGGTATACTTATTATAACCGCATTTCTAACGCTGCTTGGAAATATACTTGCCGATCTTATACTCTTAAAATTGAATCCCTATTTCAAAAGAGAATAA